One window from the genome of Oryza glaberrima chromosome 3, OglaRS2, whole genome shotgun sequence encodes:
- the LOC127765950 gene encoding mitochondrial import inner membrane translocase subunit TIM14-3-like, translated as MATPLVAGLSVAAAAMGSRYMLQAWQAFRTRAAMPRVRRFYPGGFEREMTRREAALILGVRERAAFNKIKEAHKRVMVANHPDAGGSHYIASKINEAKDMLMGKGKSGSMF; from the exons ATG GCTACTCCCTTGGTAGCTGGGTTGTCAGTAGCTGCTGCTGCAATGGGAAGCAGATATATGCTCCAGGCATGGCAAGCCTTCCGGACCCGTGCAGCAATGCCACGAGTGCGGCGGTTCTACCCTGGTGGATTCGAGAGAGAAATGACAAGAAGAGAGGCGGCGCTGATCCTTGGCGTAAG AGAACGTGCTGCATTCAATAAGATCAAGGAGGCTCACAAGAGGGTAATGGTAGCCAATCACCCTGATGCTGGTGGGAGCCATTACATCGCTTCGAAGATAAATGAGGCAAAGGACATGCTGATGGGGAAAGGAAAATCTGGTTCCATGTTTTAA